The Daucus carota subsp. sativus chromosome 2, DH1 v3.0, whole genome shotgun sequence genome includes a window with the following:
- the LOC108206546 gene encoding type IV inositol polyphosphate 5-phosphatase 6-like — MSSVLELYQQMLAKALSHYFDAKLLLLDVPEFSMKSKYGTSRKEALLKLRFCDRILWYGRGLHQMSYVRGESRFSDHRPVYSIFLAEVESINHSRFKRRMSCSSSRIEVEELLPYSYGYGELNFFRDMEQY; from the exons ATGTCTTCTGTTCTAGAACTTTACCAGCAAATGCTTGCAAAAGCCCTGTCACATTATTTTGACGCGAAGTTGCTGTTGTTAGATGTGCCTGAGTTCTCTATGAAG agcaagtatggtACTTCCAGGAAAGAAGCT CTATTGAAACTTAGGTTCTGTGATCGCATACTGTGGTATGGTAGAGGTCTGCATCAAATGTCTTATGTTCGTGGTGAGTCTCGTTTCTCAGATCATAGACCAGTTTACAGCATATTTCTGGCTGAGGTTGAGTCTATAAACCATAGTAGATTCAAAAGAAGAATGAGTTGTTCCAGCTCCAGGATTGAGGTGGAAGAGTTATTGCCATACTCATATGGATACGGGGAACTAAATTTCTTCCGAGATATGGAACAATACTGA